From Acomys russatus chromosome 25, mAcoRus1.1, whole genome shotgun sequence, a single genomic window includes:
- the Nlrp3 gene encoding LOW QUALITY PROTEIN: NACHT, LRR and PYD domains-containing protein 3 (The sequence of the model RefSeq protein was modified relative to this genomic sequence to represent the inferred CDS: deleted 2 bases in 1 codon): protein MKMTSVRCKLAQYLEDLEDVDLKKFKMHLEDYPPENGCIPLPRGQMEKKADHLDLATLMIDFNGEEKAWAMAVWIFAAINRRDLWEKAKKDQPESNNTTCPSSLFVVCQEDSLEEEWMGLLGYLSRISICKKKKDYCKMYRRHVRSRFYCIKDRNARLGESVDIDKRYTQLQLVKEHPSKQEREHELLTIGRTKMWDRPMSSIKLELLFEPEDEHSEPVHTVVFQGAAGIGKTILARKIMMDWASGKLFKDKFDYLFFIHCREVSLRTPRSLEDLIVSCWPDPNPPVCKILRKPSRILFLMDGFDELQGAFDEHIAEVCTDWQKAVRGDILLSSLIRKKLLPKASLLITTRPVALEKLQHLLDHPRHVEILGFSEAKRKEYFFKYFSNELQAREAFRLIQENEILFTMCFIPLVCWIVCTGLKQQMETGKSLAQTSKTTTAVYVFFLSSLMQSRAGIEEHLFSGYLQGLCSLAADGIWNQKILFEECDLRKHGLQKADVSAFLRMNVFQKEVDCERFYSFSHMTFQEFFAAMYYLLEEEEREEGEEGGMTVRKGPGGCSDLLNRDVKVLLENYGKFEKGYLIFVVRFLFGLVNQERTSYLEKKLSCKISQEVRLELLRWIEEKAKAKKLQRQPSQLELFYCLYEMQEEDFVRSAMDHFPKIEINLSTRMDHVVSSFCIKNCHRVKTLSLGFLHNSPKEEEGEKERSRHLGQVQCVFPDSYAACASRLVNCCLTSSFCRGLFSTLSSNQNLTELDLSDNTLGDPGMRVLCEALQHPSCNIQRLWLGRCGLSHQCCSDIASVLSSSQKLVELDLSDNALGDFGVRLLCMGLTHLFCNLQKLWLVSCCLTSACCQDLASVLSSSCSLTRLYVGENALGDSGVRVLCEKVKDPQCNLQKLGLVNSGLTSACCSALTSVLKTNQNLTHLYLRGNALGDAGLQLLCEGLLHPSCKLQMLELDNCSLTSHCCWNLSTILTCNRSLRKLNLGNNDLGDLGVVMLCEVLKQQGCLLQSLHLDEMYFNYETKRALEALQEEKPEMTIVFEPSW, encoded by the exons ATAATACTACATGTCCTTCCAGTCTCTTTGTGGTATGCCAGGAAGACAGCCTTGAAGAGGAGTGGATGGGTTTACTGGGATATCTTTCCCGCATCTCaatttgtaaaaagaagaaag ATTACTGTAAGATGTACAGAAGACACGTGCGAAGCAGGTTCTACTGTATCAAAGATAGGAACGCACGCCTGGGGGAGAGTGTGGACATCGACAAACGCTACACTCAGCTGCAACTGGTCAAGGAGCATCCAAGCAAGCAGGAGAGGGAGCACGAGCTACTGACCATCGGCAGGACTAAAATGTGGGACCGCCCCATGAGTTCCATCAAGCTGGAGTTGCTGTTTGAGCCTGAGGACGAGCACTCAGAGCCCGTGCACACAGTGGTGTTCCAGGGAGCAGCAGGCATAGGGAAAACAATACTAGCCAGGAAGATTATGATGGACTGGGCATCTGGCAAGCTCTTCAAAGACAAATtcgattatttgttttttatccaCTGCCGAGAGGTGAGCCTCAGGACACCAAGGAGTCTGGAAGACCTGATTGTCAGCTGCTGGCCTGACCCGAACCCACCTGTGTGCAAGATCCTGCGCAAGCCTTCCAGGATCCTCTTCCTCATGGACGGCTTTGATGAGCTGCAAGGGGCCTTTGATGAGCACATTGCAGAGGTCTGCACAGACTGGCAGAAGGCTGTCCGGGGAGACATTCTGCTGAGCAGCCTCATCCGGAAGAAACTGCTGCCCAAAGCCTCTCTGCTTATTACGACAAGGCCCGTGGCCTTGGAGAAGCTGCAGCACCTGCTGGACCACCCCCGCCATGTCGAGATCCTAGGTTTCTCTGAGGCCAAAAGGAAggagtatttctttaagtacttctcaaATGAGCTGCAGGCCAGGGAGGCCTTCCGGCTGATCCAAGAAAACGAGATTCTCTTCACCATGTGTTTCATCCCCCTGGTCTGCTGGATTGTGTGCACAGGGCTGAAACAGCAGATGGAGACTGGGAAGAGCCTGGCCCAGACATCCAAGACCACCACCGCCGTCTATGTCTTTTTCCTTTCCAGCCTGATGCAATCCCGGGCAGGCATCGAGGAGCACCTCTTCTCGGGCTACCTGCAGGGCCTCTGCTCACTGGCTGCGGATGGAATCTGGAACCAGAAAATCCTATTTGAGGAGTGTGATCTGAGGAAACACGGCCTGCAAAAGGCAGATGTCTCTGCTTTCCTCAGGATGAACGTGTTCCAGAAGGAAGTGGACTGCGAGAGATTCTACAGTTTCAGCCACATGACTTTCCAGGAGTTCTTTGCTGCTATGTACTAtttgctggaggaggaggagagggaggagggggaggaagggggcatGACCGTGAGGAAGGGACCAGGAGGTTGCTCGGATCTTCTGAACCGAGACGTGAAGGTCCTCCTAGAAAATTACGGCAAGTTTGAGAAGGGCTATCTGATATTTGTTGTCCGTTTCCTCTTTGGCCTTGTAAACCAGGAGAGAACCTCCTATTTGGAGAAGAAATTAAGCTGCAAGATCTCTCAGGAAGTCAGACTGGAATTGCTGAGATGGATCGAGGAGAAGGCCAAGGCCAAGAAGCTGCAGAGGCAGCCCAGCCAGCTGGAACTGTTCTACTGTCTGTATGAGATGCAGGAGGAAGACTTTGTGAGGAGCGCCATGGACCACTTTCCCAAAATTGAGATCAACCTCTCTACCAGAATGGACCACGTGGTTTCTTCCTTTTGTATTAAGAACTGTCACAGGGTAAAGACACTCTCCTTGGGGTTTCTCCACAACTCAcccaaggaggaggaaggagagaaggaaagaagtcgACACTTAGGCCAGGTCCAGTGTGTTTTCCCAGACTCTTATGCCGCCTGCGCTTCCAG ACTGGTGAACTGCTGCCTCACGTCTAGCTTCTGCCGAGGCCTCTTCTCCACTCTAAGTTCCAACCAGAACCTCACTGAACTGGACCTCAGTGACAATACTCTGGGGGATCCAGGCATGAGGGTGCTGTGTGAGGCACTCCAGCACCCAAGCTGTAACATTCAGAGACTGTG GTTGGGGCGCTGTGGACTGTCCCATCAATGCTGTTCGGACATCGCCTCTGTCCTGAGCAGCAGCCAGAAGCTGGTGGAGCTGGATCTCAGTGACAATGCCCTGGGGGACTTTGGAGTGAGACTTCTGTGTATGGGCCTGACGCATCTGTTCTGCAACCTGCAGAAACTCTG GTTGGTCAGCTGCTGTCTCACATCTGCGTGTTGTCAGGATCTCGCATCGGTTCTGAGCTCCAGCTGTTCTCTGACCAGGCTGTACGTTGGAGAAAATGCCTTGGGCGATTCAGGAGTTCGAGTTTTGTGTGAAAAAGTCAAGGACCCACAGTGTAACTTGCAGAAGCTGGG GTTGGTGAATTCTGGCCTTACTTCTGCTTGTTGTTCAGCTCTGACCTCTGTGCTCAAAACCAACCAGAACCTCACACACCTTTACCTACGGGGCAATGCCCTTGGAGACGCGGGGCTGCAGCTCCTCTGTGAGGGACTGCTGCACCCCAGCTGCAAGCTACAGATGCTGGA GTTAGACAACTGCAGCCTCACCTCCCACTGCTGCTGGAATCTCTCCACTATCCTGACCTGCAACCGGAGCCTTCGGAAGCTGAACCTGGGCAACAATGACCTGGGGGATCTGGGCGTGGTGATGCTCTGTGAGGTTCTCAAACAGCAGGGCTGCCTCCTGCAGAGCCTACA TTTGGATGAGatgtattttaattatgaaaCAAAACGTGCCTTAGAAGCGCTTCAGGAAGAAAAGCCTGAGATGACTATTGTCTTCGAGCCTTCTTGGTAG
- the LOC127208380 gene encoding olfactory receptor 2B11 has product MRSDNQSSFWDSPEDFILLGVSDRPWLELPLFVVLLVSYVLAMLGNISIILVSRLDPQLHSPMYIFLSHLSFLDLCYTTTTVPQMLVNMGSSQKTISYGGCTVQYAIFHWLGCTECIVLAAMALDRYVAICEPLRYAIIMHRPLCQRLVAVAWLSGFGNSLVQVILTVQLPFCGQQVLNNFFCEVPAMIKLSCADTAVNDATLAVLVAFFVLVPLALILLSYGFIARAVVRIRSSRGRHKAFGTCSSHLLVVSLFYLPAIYMYLQPPSSYSQEQGKFISLFYSIITPTLNPFIYTLRNKDVKGALRRLLARTVRLCGR; this is encoded by the coding sequence ATGAGAAGTGACAACCAGAGCAGCTTCTGGGACTCCCCAGAGGACTTCATTCTCCTGGGCGTTTCTGACAGGCCATGGCTGGAGCTCCCCCTCTTTGTGGTCCTCCTGGTGTCCTACGTTCTGGCTATGCTGGGAAACATCTCCATCATCCTGGTATCCCGGCTGGATCCCCAGCTCCACAGCCCCATGTACATTTTCCTGAGCCACCTGTCCTTCCTGGACCTCTgctacaccaccaccactgtccctCAGATGCTGGTCAACATGGGCAGTTCCCAGAAGACCATCAGTTACGGAGGCTGCACGGTGCAGTATGCCATCTTCCACTGGCTGGGCTGCACCGAGTGCATTGTCTTGGCCGCCATGGCTCTGGACCGCTACGTGGCCATCTGTGAGCCGCTCAGGTACGCCATTATCATGCACCGCCCGCTCTGCCAGCGCCTGGTGGCTGTGGCCTGGCTCAGCGGCTTTGGCAACTCCCTTGTTCAGGTCATCCTGACGGTGCAATTGCCTTTCTGTGGGCAGCAAGTGCTCAACAACTTCTTCTGTGAGGTGCCAGCCATGATCAAGCTGTCCTGCGCTGATACTGCGGTGAATGATGCCACGCTGGCTGTGCTGGTAGCCTTCTTTGTGCTGGTCCCTCTGGCCCTCATCCTTCTCTCCTATGGCTTCATCGCTAGGGCAGTCGTGAGGATCCGGTCCTCCAGGGGACGGCACAAGGCCTTCGGGACTTGTTCCTCCCACCTGCTGGTGGTGTCCCTCTTCTACCTACCCGCCATCTATATGTACCTGCAGCCCCCATCCAGCTACTCCCAAGAGCAGGGCAAGTTTATCTCTCTCTTCTATTCTATCATCACCCCCACCCTTAACCCTTTCATCTACACCCTGAGGAATAAGGACGTGAAGGGGGCTCTGAGGCGGCTCCTGGCAAGGACTGTGAGGTTATGTGGAAGGTGA